One stretch of Zingiber officinale cultivar Zhangliang chromosome 6B, Zo_v1.1, whole genome shotgun sequence DNA includes these proteins:
- the LOC121991160 gene encoding uncharacterized protein LOC121991160 gives MKRGDTTPRPRRGPGRPRKPHTESVEAEPVEYEEDYVRDPTEVEIDSRAQTPQDRARIPLLARSVKDRFTLFYGVPDPSVARSWLGNVEDTFEYLSCTEEEKAELAAYHLRDQVVTWWKMQKSLFGNQSITWALFRDAFERQYFPAPYRIARRQEFLSLKQGDRSVMEYEAEFNRLAEYCPQLIAQDNDRLDQFTQGLAAYIRIQMSGFTPNTYREALDRALMIEMTQQQVSQERGKDKQKAQGTAPNQKQQYKDKKKRKKWQGSQNASGESYRSAKTGRSSTGSSKSS, from the exons ATGAAGCGCGGAGATACGACCCCTCGTCCGCGTCGTGGTCCGGGGCGACCCCGAAAACCGCATACTGAGTCTGTAGAGGCTGAGCCAGTGGAGTACGAGGAGGATTATGTTAGGGAtcctacagaggttgagattgACAGCCGTGCACAGACTCCTCAG GACAGAGCTCGGATTCCCTTACTGGCCCGATCGGTAAAGGATCGTTTTACCTTATTCTATGGAGTTCCCGACCCCAGTGTGGCCCGTTCCTGGTTGGGAAATGTGGAGGATACATTCGAGTATTTGTCTTGTACTGAGGAAGAAAAAGCCGAACTAGCTGCATATCACCTCCGAGATCAGGTTGTTACCTGGTGGAAGATGCAGAAGTCCCTCTTTGGGAATCAGAGTATTACCTGGGCTTTATTCAGAGATGCCTTCGAGAGACAATATTTTCCAGCTCCTTACCGTATAGCCCGTCGACAGGAATTCTTAAGTCTTAAGCAGGGGGATAGATCGGTGATGGAGTATGAGGCAGAGTTTAACCGATTAGCTGAGTACTGCCCGCAACTTATTGCTCAGGACAACGATCGGTTAGACCAGTTTACCCAGGGCCTTGCGGCGTATATTCGTATCCAGATGTCGGGTTTTACTCCCAACACTTACAGAGAGGCATTGGACAGAGCATTGATGATTGAGATGACACAGCAGCAAGTTTCTCAGGAGCGGGGAAAGGATAAACAGAAGGCACAGGGTACAGCTCCAAATCAGAAACAACAATACAAGGATAAGAAAAAGCGGAAGAAATGGCAGGGATCCCAGAATGCTTCGGGGGAGTCTTATCGATCAGCGAAGACAGGACGATCATCAACTGGTTCATCTAAGTCTTCTTAG
- the LOC121991161 gene encoding uncharacterized protein LOC121991161, which translates to MTNNFVQLAIPKFDGYYDHWSMLMENFLRSKEYWSLVETRIPVAVEGVELTEAQGKLFADQKLKDLKVKNYLFQAIDRNIMETILNKDTAKHIWDSMKQKYQGSTRVKRAQLQALRKEFKILHIQEGESVDAYFARTLTIANKMKIHGENMQQVVIIEKILRSMTSRFDYIVCSIEESNNIDILSLDELQSSLLVHEQRMNRHGSDEQALKVTYDKIGEDAGRGRGRGRGRGRELEEKEELLLMSYVKLDQAMREDVWFLDSGCSNHICAHKEWFSYLDEEFRTSVKLGNNFTMTVMGKGNIRLQIVGATQIGASKFQGFENVAIQANGERVATIEGIIQNLH; encoded by the exons ATGACTAATAATTTTGTTCAACTTGCAATTCCTAAGTTTGATGGATATTATGATCATTGGTCTATGCTTATGGAAAATTTCCTACGCTCAAAAGAATATTGGAGTTTGGTGGAAACTAGAATTCCTGTCGCAGTAGAAGGAGTGGAGCTTACTGAAGCACAAGGAAAATTATTTGCAGACCAGAAGCTAAAAGATTTGAAGGTCAAGAATTATTTATTTCAAGCCATTGATCGAAATATTATGGAAACAATTCTCAACAAAGACACTGCCAAACACATTTGGGACTCTATGAAGCAGAAGTATCAAGGTTCCACAAGAGTTAAAAGGGCACAACTCCAAGCCCTTAGGAAGGAGTTTAAGATTCTACATATACAAGAAGGTGAGAGTGTTGATGCATACTTCGCTCGAACTCTTACTATAGCAAACAAGATGAAGATTCATGGTGAAAACATGCAGCAAGTGGTGATTATTGAAAAGATCTTACGATCAATGACCTCTAGGTTCGATTATATTGTTTGTTCCATTGAAGAGTCTAATAACATAGACATCTTAAGTCTTGATGAGTTACAAAGCAGCTTATTGGTCCATGAGCAGAGGATGAATAGACATGGAAGCGATGAGCAAGCATTAAAGGTGACCTACGATAAGATTGGTGAAGAtgcagggagagggagaggtagaGGAAGAGGCAGAGGGAGAG AgctagaagagaaagaagaattaTTGCTGATGTCATATGTCAAGCTTGATCAAGCAATGCGAGAAGATGTTTGGTTCCTTGACTCGGGGTGTTCTAATCATATATGTGCACACAAGGAGTGGTTCTCGTATCTTGATGAAGAATTTCGGACTTCTGTGAAGCTCGGGAATAATTTCACAATGACTGTAATGGGAAAGGGTAACATCAGGCTGCAAATTGTTGGAGCTACTCAG ATAGGGGCATCTAAGTTTCAAGGGTTTGAGAACGTTGCAATACAAGCAAATGGTGAGAGGGTTGCCACAATTGAAGGAATCATCCAAAATTTGCACTGA
- the LOC121992846 gene encoding xyloglucan endotransglucosylase/hydrolase protein 31-like codes for MASPIQLNILFFFFFFFFYCVNAQPPSPGYYLSSKVRSWRFYQAYSTLWGAEHQSISHDQSSVTLWLDSNSGSGFKSNRPYRNGYFGASIKLQSGYTAGVNTAFYLSNDQAHPGHHDEVDIEFLGTTPGKPYTLQTNVYVRGSGDGRIIGREMRFHLWFDPTTDFHHYAILWNPDEIVFFVDDVPIRRYQRKLEAMFPDRPMWVYASIWDASSWATENGKYKADYRFQPFVSRYADFKIGGCSAYASPSCRPIASSPMGSGLSRQQYEAMQWVQRNHLVYYYCEDYSRDHTLTPEC; via the exons ATGGCTTCTCCAATTCAACTcaacatcctcttcttctttttcttcttcttcttctattgtgtTAATGCTCAACCGCCATCTCCGGGCTACTACTTGAGCTCCAAGGTGCGATCATGGAGATTCTACCAAGCCTACAGTACCCTTTGGGGCGCTGAGCACCAATCGATTTCGCACGATCAATCCAGTGTCACACTTTGGCTCGATAGCAATTCTG GGAGTGGATTCAAGTCGAACCGGCCGTACCGGAATGGCTACTTTGGTGCCTCAATCAAGCTTCAAAGTGGCTACACCGCGGGTGTCAACACTGCATTCTAC CTATCCAATGACCAAGCTCACCCGGGACACCATGACGAGGTGGACATTGAGTTCCTTGGCACGACCCCTGGCAAGCCCTACACTCTGCAGACTAATGTCTATGTGAGGGGCAGCGGAGATGGCAGGATCATCGGGAGGGAGATGAGGTTCCACCTCTGGTTCGACCCGACCACCGACTTCCACCACTATGCCATTCTTTGGAACCCTGATGAAATAGT GTTTTTTGTGGACGATGTGCCAATTCGGAGGTATCAGAGGAAACTTGAGGCGATGTTTCCCGACCGGCCGATGTGGGTGTATGCCTCAATTTGGGATGCATCGTCGTGGGCAACGGAAAATGGAAAGTACAAGGCCGACTACAGGTTCCAACCTTTTGTTTCGAGGTATGCTGACTTCAAAATAGGAGGGTGCTCGGCCTACGCATCGCCATCGTGCCGACCAATCGCCTCTTCACCGATGGGCTCGGGTCTAAGCCGACAGCAATACGAGGCAATGCAATGGGTTCAAAGGAATCACCTGGTTTATTACTACTGCGAGGATTACAGTCGAGATCATACTCTCACGCCCGAGTGTTGA